A portion of the Bdellovibrio bacteriovorus genome contains these proteins:
- a CDS encoding zinc-dependent metalloprotease codes for MVNKTQVNKAVMSLVALVLFISGCTKTRDARLSDSDTLAIFAISDFGTVQDGAGFDVPSKPAVRSQSISSDKALFGKTRVGLDADESSVPERMRFMFNDLEVAGQENKSMKIAFGVDSKFVTAYKVTSDLGSLTSFEKQIAVSSLEVRTAIEMQKAKDNATVKALSTKVEAAAKARQEALAKRSPITLLVPLFKFAVQSKGILERTKNELREETSNLTLRETEFSKATHIRLALTSDAREEIGGAKQADQLDQLYRSEALDGQVMTASELQERLSINMKFIPDQSKVFTKLDAKDMKVFEVIDVKSLTEDEARRYATGNANGEIIPCKDVAEVGNKEASCVLRFAATVPVKYKNIRMSVADGKYNTSSALVFDEVSKAQSQGLVEVTKNSSATRSRPGGLFDPLNTIKVSDLQGSFYFRRTFESASNMISFGYVGFSGDMSVVAFELEKDRLVVRNQKALVTYQGQGTKDREELMSLPVKYFKLEDTDADGSKLQVARLIEAKKEDAQYLEVDLAKSTIPISNSPLAFFDSGSCIKAAGSQNVANMDMRLAKDGMLNFSIEGAYTVLYGCHSASTTGEQFNYNISERVSFRRVADRNEFVQFAPNWSPSFQNSLNFNIFTMTDTNTGNDVRQGREGSQSYKPTIHDFRNGKVLTYWVGGLTKEMSEDRRKLIIEVSQEVVAEWNATFRMAFRGTENERSGDYIVLKIEDESNQGRLGDLDRNYLWFMDMPTANGLLGVAQSAPNPYSGTNVANNVIIYSGNIEKQVVGTIEMHKEGRRYEALLETAKVNAVKKLQEQMAAEKAEAAKSAAAGKATGDQDAAQKLLSTGKQYSAALQRLLQSAAPERKQLNSLNAMAKSKSIRALRPQIENLRNEVSDVQFDSKKSFASRVLKQSFQSEFRDDPVMMEAIIARELLNSEQGLSNEVRELLAQKANINEMRAKFESAASKRGTCFLRSRGEYHDSFLQLDFRTAFKKELLLTLSHEVGHAIGLNHNFKATYDKANFNFAGENTDRNYSSVMDYQGSSEMNYQGPGPYDLHALRAIYTGRIELSEAAAKKVSGGALVNGNDKLEVRDNLVSIAQLPKFMKFRYTSEMVKKNVREKGLIKQYAQCWDYQVGDVPACTRYDNGASATEIVKNEIQDYHRAYNRAYVASDRLKFNWNNKVAAINQSLRTFNAIRGVLDDLFKMAIYDTATSNEEMADYINAAQLGYDFFHELIRTPNTDSPHGETNEEIEARLFPIPVKYQTQVMGSDGKPTTEDKIEIRVIEARPLYDQFDSPDRFDTLGISYDKTFALQFLLEANPVRNMQDSTGWISYNEFEQYFKGISSATESPNMITLLEVLSGQLQAGIMTPNHEIASLGVAAPISRTMLDTASVAVIASTNQYKAMGMDSFAEFFKVTTLKGGKTLTDRPTAVRFGQKSTSQASIKFAAMDNSVGANALIAVAARRGLVLENRSLLGQKIQNLLVEDIKLQQKVAALLKTEAYKGKTAQDVMKSDADVIANMAANQKIVDDLTATLNTLNAGHVLATPEEIKDNPNMAMDKQVLLLRSMLATTNSALTQLQIGLKTVDVEQLQPLLRQLSQIKQQNAQLASAMPVLGLGQELLVELVGNSMTPLKAGGQISLSRLAGMIVVPKAVSTPHANAMYVIEDLARYTKIFHSEYEQ; via the coding sequence ATGGTTAACAAAACTCAAGTCAACAAGGCCGTGATGTCTTTAGTCGCCTTGGTGCTGTTCATTTCGGGTTGTACAAAAACTCGAGATGCGAGACTGAGTGATTCAGATACTTTGGCGATCTTCGCCATCTCTGACTTCGGAACTGTTCAAGACGGTGCCGGATTTGACGTTCCTTCAAAACCCGCCGTTCGCTCTCAAAGCATTTCTTCTGATAAAGCTTTATTCGGCAAGACTCGTGTGGGCTTAGATGCCGATGAGTCTTCCGTTCCAGAACGCATGCGCTTTATGTTTAATGACTTAGAAGTTGCTGGCCAAGAAAACAAATCCATGAAGATTGCTTTTGGTGTCGATTCTAAATTCGTTACGGCCTATAAAGTGACTTCCGATCTTGGATCACTGACGTCTTTTGAAAAGCAAATCGCGGTCAGTTCTTTAGAAGTTAGAACTGCAATCGAAATGCAAAAAGCCAAAGACAATGCGACGGTGAAGGCTCTTTCAACTAAGGTTGAAGCGGCCGCTAAAGCACGTCAAGAAGCTTTGGCAAAGCGTTCGCCAATCACTCTTTTAGTTCCTCTTTTCAAGTTCGCGGTTCAGTCTAAAGGTATCTTAGAAAGAACTAAAAATGAATTGCGCGAGGAAACTTCGAACTTAACTCTTCGTGAAACAGAATTCTCAAAAGCCACGCATATCCGTTTGGCTTTGACCTCAGATGCCCGCGAAGAAATCGGTGGCGCTAAGCAAGCGGACCAGTTAGACCAATTATATAGATCTGAGGCTTTGGACGGCCAAGTGATGACCGCTTCAGAGCTTCAAGAGCGCTTAAGCATCAACATGAAATTCATCCCCGACCAATCTAAAGTATTCACTAAGCTTGATGCTAAAGACATGAAAGTGTTTGAAGTTATCGACGTGAAATCTTTGACGGAAGATGAAGCCCGTCGTTACGCAACAGGCAATGCCAATGGCGAAATCATCCCGTGTAAAGACGTCGCCGAAGTAGGCAATAAAGAAGCCTCTTGCGTTCTTCGTTTTGCGGCGACCGTTCCCGTAAAATACAAAAACATCCGCATGAGTGTTGCTGACGGTAAGTACAATACTTCAAGTGCCCTTGTTTTTGATGAAGTTTCTAAGGCGCAATCCCAAGGCTTGGTGGAAGTTACTAAAAACTCTTCCGCGACTCGCAGCCGCCCAGGGGGATTGTTTGATCCTTTAAATACGATCAAGGTTTCTGACCTTCAAGGTTCCTTCTATTTCCGTCGTACTTTTGAAAGTGCGTCGAATATGATTTCTTTCGGTTACGTCGGCTTTAGCGGCGACATGTCCGTGGTTGCTTTTGAGCTAGAAAAAGATCGTTTGGTTGTTCGTAACCAAAAAGCTTTGGTCACTTACCAGGGCCAAGGCACGAAGGACCGCGAAGAGCTAATGAGCCTTCCCGTAAAATACTTTAAACTTGAAGATACCGATGCCGATGGCAGTAAACTTCAAGTCGCGCGTTTGATTGAAGCTAAAAAAGAAGATGCTCAATATTTAGAAGTCGACTTGGCGAAAAGCACGATTCCTATTTCGAACTCTCCTTTAGCTTTCTTTGACTCAGGTTCTTGCATCAAAGCCGCGGGTTCACAAAACGTGGCTAATATGGATATGCGTTTAGCTAAAGATGGCATGTTGAACTTCTCTATTGAAGGGGCCTACACCGTTCTTTATGGTTGCCACAGTGCTAGTACCACAGGTGAACAATTCAACTATAATATCAGTGAACGCGTTTCTTTCCGTCGCGTGGCGGATCGCAACGAGTTCGTGCAGTTTGCACCGAACTGGTCACCGTCTTTCCAAAACTCTTTGAATTTTAACATCTTCACAATGACTGATACAAATACCGGCAATGACGTCCGTCAAGGTCGTGAAGGCAGTCAGTCTTACAAACCAACTATTCATGACTTCCGTAATGGTAAGGTCTTGACTTACTGGGTTGGTGGTTTGACGAAAGAAATGTCGGAAGATCGCCGTAAACTTATCATTGAAGTTTCTCAAGAAGTCGTCGCGGAATGGAATGCAACGTTCCGCATGGCTTTCCGTGGAACGGAAAACGAGCGTTCAGGTGATTACATCGTTCTAAAAATTGAAGATGAATCAAATCAAGGTCGCCTGGGTGACTTGGATCGCAACTATTTATGGTTCATGGATATGCCTACGGCCAATGGACTTTTGGGTGTTGCGCAGTCGGCACCAAATCCATACTCTGGGACCAACGTAGCCAATAACGTTATTATTTACTCTGGCAATATTGAAAAACAAGTTGTCGGCACGATTGAAATGCATAAAGAGGGTCGCCGTTATGAAGCTCTTTTAGAAACGGCTAAAGTGAATGCAGTAAAAAAACTGCAAGAGCAAATGGCTGCGGAAAAAGCCGAGGCGGCTAAATCAGCGGCAGCGGGCAAGGCTACTGGCGATCAAGATGCCGCTCAAAAATTATTAAGCACTGGTAAACAGTACAGCGCGGCTTTGCAACGTCTATTGCAATCTGCGGCTCCAGAGCGCAAGCAATTGAACTCTCTCAATGCCATGGCGAAATCTAAAAGCATCCGCGCTTTGCGGCCGCAAATTGAAAACTTAAGAAATGAAGTTTCTGACGTTCAATTTGACTCGAAAAAGTCTTTTGCCAGCCGCGTTCTGAAACAATCTTTCCAATCTGAATTCAGAGATGATCCTGTCATGATGGAAGCCATCATTGCGCGTGAGTTACTGAACTCTGAACAAGGTCTTTCAAATGAAGTTCGCGAGCTTTTAGCTCAAAAAGCGAACATCAATGAAATGCGCGCAAAATTCGAATCAGCGGCTAGCAAACGTGGAACTTGCTTCTTGCGTTCACGTGGCGAATACCATGATTCTTTCTTGCAGCTTGATTTCAGAACGGCATTCAAAAAAGAACTTCTTTTGACATTGTCACATGAAGTAGGCCATGCGATCGGCTTGAACCACAACTTCAAAGCCACTTACGATAAAGCAAACTTTAACTTCGCCGGTGAAAACACGGACCGTAATTACTCTTCAGTGATGGATTACCAAGGCTCTTCGGAAATGAACTATCAAGGTCCTGGTCCTTATGACTTGCATGCTTTGCGTGCAATTTACACCGGTCGTATCGAGCTTTCTGAAGCGGCGGCCAAGAAAGTTTCTGGCGGCGCCCTTGTGAACGGGAATGATAAACTTGAAGTTCGCGATAACTTAGTATCTATCGCTCAACTTCCTAAGTTCATGAAGTTCCGTTATACGTCAGAAATGGTTAAAAAGAACGTTCGCGAAAAAGGTTTGATTAAACAATATGCGCAATGTTGGGACTACCAAGTTGGTGATGTGCCGGCTTGTACAAGATACGACAATGGTGCTAGTGCGACGGAAATCGTTAAAAACGAAATCCAAGATTACCACCGTGCTTACAACCGTGCCTACGTAGCCAGTGACCGTCTGAAATTCAATTGGAATAATAAAGTAGCGGCCATCAATCAATCATTGCGCACTTTCAATGCAATCCGTGGTGTTTTAGATGATTTATTTAAAATGGCCATCTATGACACGGCCACAAGCAATGAAGAAATGGCGGACTACATTAATGCCGCTCAACTTGGTTATGATTTCTTCCATGAACTGATCCGCACACCAAACACGGACAGCCCTCACGGTGAAACGAACGAGGAAATCGAAGCTCGTCTGTTCCCGATCCCGGTTAAATACCAGACTCAAGTTATGGGATCTGACGGCAAACCAACGACGGAAGACAAAATAGAAATCCGGGTTATCGAAGCTCGTCCACTGTACGATCAATTCGATTCTCCGGACCGTTTTGACACTTTGGGTATTAGCTATGACAAGACCTTTGCTTTGCAATTCTTGTTGGAAGCAAACCCCGTTCGCAACATGCAGGATTCTACGGGTTGGATTTCATACAACGAGTTCGAACAGTACTTCAAAGGAATCAGCAGTGCGACTGAATCCCCAAATATGATCACACTTCTTGAAGTGTTATCAGGACAATTGCAAGCCGGCATCATGACCCCAAATCATGAGATCGCTTCCCTTGGAGTGGCCGCACCGATCAGCCGCACGATGTTAGATACAGCCTCCGTAGCGGTTATCGCGAGTACGAACCAATACAAAGCGATGGGCATGGATTCTTTTGCGGAATTCTTTAAAGTGACGACTTTAAAAGGCGGCAAAACGTTGACAGATCGTCCGACAGCGGTTCGTTTCGGTCAAAAATCGACGTCTCAAGCGTCGATCAAGTTTGCGGCGATGGATAATTCTGTCGGTGCGAATGCTTTGATCGCGGTTGCGGCTCGACGCGGACTGGTTTTAGAAAACAGATCCCTTTTGGGGCAAAAAATCCAAAACTTGCTAGTTGAAGATATTAAGCTTCAACAAAAAGTGGCGGCTCTTCTAAAAACAGAAGCTTACAAAGGAAAAACAGCACAAGACGTGATGAAATCCGATGCGGATGTTATCGCGAACATGGCTGCTAACCAAAAAATAGTGGATGATTTGACGGCGACTTTGAACACCCTGAATGCGGGTCATGTTCTAGCAACGCCAGAAGAAATCAAAGACAATCCAAATATGGCGATGGATAAGCAAGTTCTGTTGTTAAGAAGTATGTTAGCAACAACGAACAGCGCTTTGACTCAGCTTCAAATTGGTTTGAAAACAGTGGATGTTGAACAGCTTCAACCACTTTTAAGACAGCTTAGCCAGATCAAACAGCAAAATGCGCAACTTGCTTCGGCAATGCCCGTTTTAGGTTTGGGTCAGGAATTGTTGGTGGAACTCGTTGGAAACAGCATGACGCCACTGAAAGCCGGTGGCCAGATTTCATTGTCTCGCCTGGCGGGCATGATCGTCGTACCAAAAGCGGTCAGCACACCTCACGCAAATGCGATGTACGTGATCGAAGATTTAGCTCGTTACACGAAAATCTTCCATTCAGAGTACGAACAATAA
- a CDS encoding PilZ domain-containing protein yields MKRKPWPLIIIAVLHIFAPFGNLLLNAIKSGRSISEQWFYWSQVLPKSLVFIYVIVPIVAGILILICRRWSYWLYLVCLGLVFISNVYSFTTNANLMSFVLLVVVVIADLLVVAYFVVPSVQKVYFDPRLRWWEAAPRYHFDIEGQVNGTAAFIKNLGQGGLYLTTGPELSEGDRADIFWNFEGIEVRIPGKVVYKSNRPDFPGYGIKFDPHPEGEKKVSQVIATLHRRGKIVVERLPGPEDSFGVWLKKLFTTGEGLFPRIRKS; encoded by the coding sequence ATGAAAAGAAAACCTTGGCCGCTTATTATCATCGCAGTACTTCATATTTTTGCGCCTTTCGGAAATCTGCTGCTAAATGCGATAAAGTCCGGTCGAAGTATTTCTGAACAATGGTTTTATTGGTCTCAAGTTCTGCCGAAGTCCTTGGTGTTTATTTATGTTATTGTTCCGATTGTAGCCGGGATTTTAATTCTTATTTGCCGTCGATGGAGTTATTGGCTTTATTTAGTCTGCCTGGGGCTTGTCTTTATTTCGAACGTCTATAGCTTCACGACGAATGCGAACCTGATGTCTTTTGTACTTTTGGTAGTGGTGGTCATCGCTGATCTTTTAGTGGTCGCCTATTTTGTGGTTCCGTCGGTCCAGAAAGTTTATTTTGATCCGCGTTTGCGTTGGTGGGAAGCCGCCCCTCGCTATCACTTTGATATTGAAGGTCAAGTCAACGGAACTGCGGCTTTCATAAAAAATTTGGGTCAAGGGGGCTTGTACTTGACCACAGGTCCTGAACTGTCTGAAGGGGATCGAGCAGATATTTTCTGGAACTTTGAAGGTATTGAGGTGCGCATACCGGGGAAAGTTGTGTATAAAAGCAATCGTCCCGATTTTCCTGGTTACGGAATTAAATTTGATCCTCATCCAGAAGGCGAAAAGAAGGTGTCGCAGGTCATTGCCACACTTCATCGTCGGGGTAAGATTGTGGTCGAACGTTTACCTGGGCCCGAAGATAGCTTCGGTGTATGGTTGAAGAAGCTTTTTACGACCGGCGAAGGTCTTTTCCCGCGCATAAGAAAATCATAA
- a CDS encoding UvrD-helicase domain-containing protein produces MSSPASELNIILRAGAGAGKTTRLTHEFLEYAKSFKESQGRFPRIVVTTFTRKATQELKERLLAKALEEKREDLFHFVSSKSQVQISTIHGVLSLFLSRYGAAVGLTPDYKIMNEAEIRKGARKIIRKYLLEDAQLQELLEEYDFGTLENSLIHYFNESVVFPEMRFISGAELEKETEKFIKKTAGEIRKVALEIQQESTNDKWQEYAQSLAQFSWRQESESWEDFYARLESFWEHLAKPVFRKTSAPFSLSLNDELSQARDHVDELLESGRYRPAFWEKHQKNCELFEKLAKSFAHDFMASKLEQGLLSMSDLEVLSYKIIREAPEAAVKFSQEWDYWMVDEYQDTSPVQVALLRHLIGEKRFFVVGDPQQSIYLFRGARSEVFQQKVDEVRNEGGQVESKLVNYRSSPEVLEFLNLYFTSLGKNQFAAMTPAPDKEKKGNAQPIAQIQMTETSDDDETSMEVLSTVARIQELLKDGVPPEQICVLGRTHKTLEDIAKVAQDHGVPLQLHSGSSFYERREVLDALAILKFLINPHDNANFVALLRSPWFGIADSELLKFCHHSKHSYWKEALKSVESLSDSHPIRSLKGLLGMSEEKGLSWTLKSALVDFGLFDYSAKVDSTGRREANLWKVLSLLSSEERRPGFNFLDFLDASLETLTADKGGEDADATPVIEPKRVNFMTVHASKGLQFDQVILPGMGQDPRASHASVFSVRENDGLWSLKVRNDETQAMDGSILADQITEELRQREAEEFNRVLYVALTRAKLGITLLWDRKVGKKSWAAHCPLNLEEGLHEEKDFSYLVRVENTRPEKMLQETLANKDVRKPWTHTIPEAVKRSVSVTSLVAPESAHDSVYVPKASQMGVGLAKAQQGTQAHRLFESLKYSSYEDLLGIIEPEFKKPLDYLKNASEIPLFEIIEKGFVEWGFAMKQGSTLLQGQIDLWGVINSTLWVVDYKTGSQKYSDVAFQQLKAYAWSLRKMGYADGIQDVKLAVVYPLDEVIKIKTLSDLPAIEAEMEKLLQESLV; encoded by the coding sequence ATGTCGAGCCCCGCATCTGAATTAAACATCATCTTACGCGCCGGTGCCGGTGCGGGTAAGACCACACGCCTGACTCATGAATTTTTAGAGTACGCAAAAAGCTTTAAAGAAAGCCAAGGCCGTTTCCCGCGCATTGTGGTTACCACGTTTACTCGAAAAGCCACCCAAGAATTAAAGGAACGCCTTTTAGCTAAAGCCCTAGAAGAAAAACGCGAAGATCTGTTTCACTTTGTAAGTTCTAAGTCGCAAGTGCAAATTTCAACCATCCATGGGGTGCTAAGTCTTTTCTTATCGCGCTATGGAGCGGCCGTGGGATTGACGCCGGACTATAAGATCATGAATGAAGCCGAAATCCGTAAAGGCGCGCGCAAGATCATTCGTAAATACCTTTTAGAGGACGCTCAACTGCAAGAGCTTTTGGAAGAGTATGACTTCGGCACTTTAGAAAATTCTTTGATTCATTATTTCAATGAAAGCGTCGTATTTCCTGAAATGCGCTTTATTTCGGGTGCGGAACTTGAAAAAGAGACAGAAAAGTTTATAAAAAAAACCGCGGGTGAAATTCGCAAGGTTGCTTTAGAAATTCAACAAGAATCGACCAACGACAAATGGCAAGAATATGCTCAAAGCTTGGCGCAGTTTTCTTGGAGACAAGAAAGTGAATCTTGGGAAGATTTTTATGCGCGCTTGGAAAGTTTCTGGGAGCACTTGGCAAAACCTGTTTTTCGTAAAACCTCCGCCCCATTTTCTTTAAGCCTTAATGATGAATTGAGCCAGGCCCGAGATCACGTCGATGAGCTTTTAGAATCGGGCCGATACCGGCCAGCATTTTGGGAAAAACACCAAAAAAACTGTGAGCTTTTTGAAAAACTGGCGAAAAGTTTTGCTCACGATTTTATGGCTTCTAAACTGGAGCAAGGCCTGTTGTCGATGAGTGATCTTGAAGTTTTGTCTTACAAGATCATCCGTGAAGCTCCCGAAGCGGCCGTGAAGTTTTCCCAAGAGTGGGATTACTGGATGGTCGATGAGTATCAAGATACCAGCCCCGTGCAAGTGGCGCTTTTACGTCATCTTATAGGTGAAAAAAGATTCTTCGTGGTTGGCGATCCTCAGCAAAGCATTTATCTTTTTCGCGGAGCTCGTTCGGAAGTCTTTCAACAAAAGGTGGACGAGGTTCGCAATGAAGGCGGGCAGGTTGAAAGTAAACTTGTCAATTACCGCTCTTCTCCGGAAGTTTTGGAGTTTTTAAATCTCTATTTTACAAGTCTGGGTAAAAACCAGTTTGCCGCGATGACGCCAGCTCCGGATAAAGAGAAAAAAGGCAACGCCCAACCGATTGCGCAGATTCAAATGACAGAAACATCTGACGATGACGAAACTTCAATGGAAGTTTTAAGTACGGTCGCCCGCATTCAAGAATTGCTTAAAGACGGCGTTCCGCCAGAGCAGATCTGTGTTTTGGGACGAACGCATAAAACTTTGGAAGATATTGCGAAAGTGGCTCAAGACCACGGTGTTCCTTTACAGCTTCACAGTGGCAGCAGTTTTTACGAGCGTCGGGAAGTTTTAGATGCCTTGGCTATTTTAAAGTTTTTAATCAATCCTCATGACAATGCCAACTTTGTCGCTCTTTTGCGTTCGCCTTGGTTTGGTATTGCGGATTCGGAGCTTTTAAAGTTCTGCCATCATTCCAAGCATTCTTATTGGAAAGAAGCTTTAAAGTCTGTCGAGTCGTTGTCGGATTCTCATCCGATCCGTTCGCTCAAAGGCCTTTTGGGAATGAGTGAAGAAAAGGGGCTCTCGTGGACGTTAAAGTCTGCACTGGTTGATTTTGGTCTTTTTGATTATTCCGCTAAAGTTGATTCCACGGGACGTCGAGAAGCCAATCTTTGGAAAGTCCTTTCGCTCCTTTCCTCCGAAGAACGACGTCCAGGATTTAACTTTTTAGATTTCTTGGATGCGAGTTTAGAGACCTTGACTGCGGATAAAGGTGGCGAGGACGCGGATGCAACTCCGGTGATTGAACCGAAAAGAGTGAACTTTATGACGGTGCATGCCTCTAAAGGTTTGCAGTTTGACCAAGTGATTTTACCTGGTATGGGACAAGATCCACGAGCCAGTCATGCGTCGGTTTTCAGCGTTCGGGAGAATGATGGCTTATGGTCACTCAAAGTGCGTAACGATGAAACTCAAGCAATGGATGGAAGTATTTTGGCCGATCAAATCACCGAAGAACTTCGTCAAAGGGAAGCCGAAGAGTTTAATCGCGTTCTTTACGTGGCCTTAACTCGGGCAAAACTGGGGATTACTTTGCTTTGGGATCGCAAAGTGGGCAAAAAATCATGGGCGGCTCACTGTCCTTTGAATTTGGAAGAAGGCCTCCACGAAGAAAAGGATTTTTCCTACCTTGTTCGGGTTGAAAACACGCGTCCTGAAAAAATGCTGCAAGAAACTTTGGCAAATAAGGATGTGCGCAAGCCTTGGACTCATACTATCCCGGAAGCAGTAAAAAGATCTGTTTCGGTGACGTCCCTGGTGGCGCCGGAGTCGGCTCATGATTCCGTTTATGTTCCGAAGGCCAGTCAAATGGGAGTGGGGCTCGCGAAAGCTCAACAGGGAACTCAAGCTCATCGTCTTTTTGAATCCTTGAAGTATTCTTCTTATGAGGACTTGCTCGGTATCATTGAACCCGAATTCAAAAAACCATTAGATTATTTAAAGAATGCCTCTGAAATCCCTTTGTTCGAGATCATTGAAAAAGGCTTTGTGGAGTGGGGGTTTGCCATGAAGCAAGGATCCACTTTGTTACAGGGACAAATTGATCTTTGGGGAGTCATCAACTCGACGCTTTGGGTGGTTGATTACAAGACGGGATCCCAAAAGTATTCAGATGTCGCATTTCAACAGTTGAAAGCTTATGCCTGGTCTTTAAGAAAGATGGGCTATGCGGATGGTATCCAGGACGTGAAGCTGGCGGTGGTATATCCACTTGATGAAGTTATCAAAATAAAAACATTATCAGATCTTCCGGCGATTGAAGCTGAAATGGAAAAGCTGTTACAAGAATCGCTTGTCTAG